The Streptomyces sp. DH-12 genome has a window encoding:
- a CDS encoding hemerythrin domain-containing protein, whose translation MSEPQTPQAGDDQAPDIDVVALLMRQHGDIRNLFDEVEQSRGEERRDAFRHLVRLLAVHETAEEEVVHPFVRRAVEGGEHVVGDRLAEEKSAKETLAALDDMDTDDPKFMPLLMRLRKDVQEHARAEERYEFAHIRRSTDVTGLAAMAKAVKAAEAMAPTRPHPGVESATANVALGPVAALMDRTKDAIHKAMGKG comes from the coding sequence ATGTCCGAACCGCAGACACCTCAGGCCGGCGACGACCAGGCACCCGACATCGACGTAGTGGCTCTGCTGATGCGTCAGCACGGTGACATCCGCAACCTCTTCGACGAGGTCGAGCAGAGCCGGGGTGAGGAACGCCGGGACGCCTTCCGTCACCTCGTGCGCCTGCTGGCCGTGCACGAGACCGCCGAGGAAGAGGTCGTCCACCCCTTCGTCCGCAGGGCGGTCGAGGGCGGCGAGCACGTCGTCGGGGATCGCCTGGCGGAGGAGAAGTCGGCGAAGGAGACGCTGGCGGCCCTGGACGACATGGACACCGACGACCCCAAGTTCATGCCCCTGCTGATGCGGCTGCGCAAGGACGTCCAGGAGCACGCGCGGGCCGAGGAACGCTACGAGTTCGCCCACATCCGCCGCAGCACCGACGTCACCGGCCTCGCCGCCATGGCCAAGGCCGTCAAGGCCGCCGAGGCGATGGCGCCCACCCGGCCGCACCCCGGTGTCGAGTCGGCCACCGCCAACGTGGCCCTCGGCCCGGTGGCCGCACTCATGGACCGTACGAAGGACGCCATCCACAAGGCCATGGGGAAGGGCTGA
- a CDS encoding nitrate reductase has protein sequence MVAVGRRDAIAEPWGSRTPYGPGMPWPVRVDTHLAEGVSAEQVDRWVPSASILHSNGDAMDIAVKDGRIVGVRGRAHDRVNHGRLGPKDLFGWQANASADRLTRPLVRENGRLVETDWDTAMDRVVARTRELLEEQGPSAIGFYTTGQLFAEEYYTLGVIAHGGLGTNHVDGNTRLCTATAAAALKESFGCDGQPGSYADIDHADVIALFGHNMAETQSVLWARVLDRLAGPNPPALVCVDPRTTPVARAATVHLAPRPGTNVALMNGLLHEIIANGWIDRDYIDAHVVGFDELSERVEDYPPEHVAEICDVPADRIREAARVLGTAQRLMSTVLQGFYQSHQATAAAVQVNNLHLVRGMLGRPGCGLLQMNGQPSAENTRECGADGDLAGFRNWSNDAHVADLARVWNIDPMRIPHYSPPTHVMQMMRYAEDGSIRMLWVSATNPAVSLPELSRIRSVLAQKRLFLVVQDLFLTETAQLADVVLPAATWGEKTGTFTNADRTVHLSEKAVDPPGQARADLDIFIDYARRLDLRDKDGRPLVKWHDAESAFEAWKECSRGRPCDYTGLTYDKLRERGGIQWPCTEEHPDGTERLYADGAFFSDPEYCESYGRDLLTGAPLEPAEYKALNPDGKAMLKAAGFLPPHEQPGEDFPYVLITGRTLYHFHTRTKTARAPQLQAAAPEVWVEISARDASAEGLDEGDLMEVTTPRGSVRARLRISGIREGVLFLPFHYGYWDTDAGHEPAHAGRAANELTLTDWDPASKQPIFKTAAAALHRVTTTDGPSPAPTTTASTPVAARVPVTTGGEGAHAEEDPRPSGEGGER, from the coding sequence ATGGTGGCCGTGGGCCGCAGGGACGCGATCGCCGAGCCGTGGGGAAGCCGGACGCCGTACGGGCCGGGCATGCCCTGGCCGGTGCGGGTGGACACCCACCTGGCGGAAGGCGTGAGCGCCGAGCAGGTGGACCGGTGGGTGCCGTCGGCGTCCATCCTGCATTCGAACGGGGATGCGATGGACATCGCGGTGAAGGACGGCCGGATCGTCGGGGTGCGGGGCCGGGCGCACGACCGGGTCAACCACGGCCGGCTGGGTCCGAAGGACCTGTTCGGGTGGCAGGCGAACGCCTCCGCCGACCGGCTGACGCGGCCGCTGGTGCGGGAGAACGGCAGGCTGGTGGAGACCGACTGGGACACCGCGATGGACCGCGTCGTGGCACGGACCCGGGAACTCCTGGAGGAGCAGGGACCGAGTGCGATCGGCTTCTACACCACCGGGCAGCTGTTCGCCGAGGAGTACTACACGCTGGGGGTGATCGCCCACGGCGGGCTGGGCACCAACCACGTGGACGGCAACACCCGGCTGTGCACGGCGACCGCGGCGGCGGCGTTGAAGGAGTCGTTCGGCTGTGACGGGCAGCCCGGCTCCTACGCCGACATCGACCACGCGGACGTCATCGCCCTGTTCGGCCACAACATGGCCGAGACGCAGAGCGTGCTGTGGGCGCGGGTGCTGGACCGGCTGGCAGGACCCAACCCGCCCGCCCTGGTCTGCGTCGACCCCCGGACGACGCCGGTGGCACGGGCGGCCACCGTGCACCTGGCACCCCGCCCGGGGACGAACGTGGCGCTGATGAACGGCCTGCTGCACGAGATCATCGCCAACGGCTGGATCGACCGCGACTACATCGACGCCCACGTCGTGGGTTTCGACGAGTTGAGCGAACGGGTCGAGGACTATCCGCCCGAGCACGTGGCGGAGATCTGCGACGTGCCCGCCGACCGGATCCGTGAGGCCGCCCGCGTGCTGGGCACCGCGCAGCGGCTGATGTCCACGGTGCTCCAGGGCTTCTACCAGTCCCACCAGGCCACCGCCGCCGCCGTCCAGGTCAACAACCTGCACCTGGTCCGCGGCATGCTGGGCCGGCCCGGCTGCGGTCTGCTGCAGATGAACGGCCAGCCCTCGGCGGAGAACACCCGCGAGTGCGGCGCGGACGGTGATCTCGCGGGATTCCGCAACTGGTCCAACGACGCACATGTGGCCGACCTGGCCCGCGTGTGGAACATCGACCCGATGCGGATTCCGCACTACTCCCCACCCACCCACGTCATGCAGATGATGCGGTACGCGGAGGACGGGTCCATCCGCATGCTGTGGGTCAGCGCCACCAACCCCGCGGTGTCCCTGCCGGAGCTGAGCCGCATCCGCTCCGTACTTGCCCAGAAGCGGCTGTTCCTGGTGGTCCAGGACCTCTTCCTGACCGAGACGGCACAGCTGGCGGACGTGGTGCTGCCCGCCGCCACCTGGGGCGAGAAGACCGGCACCTTCACCAACGCCGACCGCACGGTCCACCTGTCGGAGAAGGCCGTCGATCCTCCCGGCCAGGCACGTGCGGACCTGGACATCTTCATCGACTACGCGCGCCGCCTGGACCTGCGCGACAAGGACGGCCGGCCGCTGGTGAAGTGGCACGACGCGGAATCGGCCTTCGAGGCGTGGAAGGAATGCAGCCGCGGCCGGCCGTGCGACTACACCGGCCTCACCTACGACAAGCTGCGCGAGCGCGGCGGCATCCAGTGGCCGTGCACCGAGGAGCACCCGGACGGCACCGAACGCCTCTACGCCGACGGCGCGTTCTTCAGCGACCCCGAGTACTGCGAGAGCTACGGCCGGGACCTGCTCACCGGCGCCCCGCTCGAACCCGCCGAGTACAAGGCGCTCAACCCCGACGGCAAGGCCATGCTCAAAGCAGCCGGCTTCCTCCCGCCCCACGAACAGCCCGGCGAGGACTTCCCGTACGTACTGATCACCGGCCGCACGCTCTACCACTTCCACACCCGCACCAAGACCGCCCGCGCCCCCCAACTGCAGGCCGCCGCCCCGGAGGTGTGGGTGGAGATCTCAGCCCGCGACGCGAGCGCGGAGGGACTGGACGAGGGGGATCTGATGGAGGTCACCACACCCCGCGGCAGCGTCCGGGCCAGGCTGCGCATCAGCGGCATCCGCGAGGGCGTGCTGTTCCTCCCCTTCCACTACGGCTACTGGGACACGGACGCCGGACACGAACCCGCCCACGCGGGCCGGGCCGCCAACGAGCTCACCCTCACCGACTGGGACCCCGCGTCCAAGCAGCCGATCTTCAAGACCGCGGCGGCCGCCCTCCACCGCGTCACCACGACCGACGGACCCTCACCCGCTCCGACCACGACGGCCTCCACCCCGGTGGCCGCGCGCGTGCCCGTGACCACCGGCGGGGAGGGCGCACACGCCGAAGAGGATCCGCGCCCGTCGGGCGAGGGAGGCGAGCGATGA
- a CDS encoding alanine/glycine:cation symporter family protein gives MSTLETWVVEFNDVFWTYLLIPLVAAAGIWFTLRSKGVQIRLIPEMFRVFKDKPQSGVSPFGAFSISAAARIGTGNIAGVATAITMGGPGAVFWMWMMALVGGASAFVESVLAQLYKVRDTEPGTYRGGPAYYMQKALGMRWLGVVFAVLITLTFGLVLTAVQSNTITVAAKGSFGSDASWFDPVLGVVLAVLLALAVLFGVKRLTAVTKILIPVMAGLYLLAGLVIVLLNLGNVPGMLGDIIGGAFGFREVAGGAVGTAILQGVRRGMFSNEAGMGSAPNAAAAAETTHPVKQGLVQTLGVYFDTLVICSMTAFVILSADPTLGERGGADVTQSAFTSALGDWAGHLLTLVVFMVAFSSMIGNYYYGESNIQFITRSKSVMSSYRAMVIACAVLGAIGSVPLVWSLADVTMGAMALVNLIAIIPLGAVAFRLLDDYTAQRRQGLDPVFRKDQVPGLRGEVECWGASDEDATSKERTPVGSL, from the coding sequence ATGAGCACGTTGGAAACCTGGGTCGTCGAGTTCAACGACGTCTTCTGGACATACCTGCTGATTCCACTGGTCGCCGCCGCCGGCATCTGGTTCACGCTGCGCTCCAAGGGCGTGCAGATCCGTCTGATCCCGGAAATGTTCCGGGTCTTCAAGGACAAGCCGCAGTCCGGCGTCAGCCCCTTCGGAGCCTTCAGCATCTCCGCCGCCGCGCGGATCGGCACCGGCAACATCGCCGGCGTGGCCACCGCGATCACCATGGGCGGCCCCGGAGCCGTCTTCTGGATGTGGATGATGGCCCTGGTCGGCGGTGCCTCGGCGTTCGTCGAGTCGGTCCTGGCCCAGCTGTACAAGGTGCGCGACACCGAGCCCGGCACGTACCGAGGCGGCCCGGCCTACTACATGCAGAAGGCGCTCGGAATGCGCTGGCTCGGCGTGGTCTTCGCCGTTCTGATCACACTGACGTTCGGGCTCGTGCTGACCGCGGTGCAGTCCAACACCATCACGGTGGCCGCCAAGGGCTCCTTCGGCTCGGACGCCTCCTGGTTCGACCCCGTCCTCGGTGTCGTGCTCGCCGTGCTGCTCGCGCTCGCGGTGCTCTTCGGCGTGAAGCGCCTGACGGCCGTCACCAAGATCCTCATCCCGGTGATGGCCGGGCTCTACCTGCTGGCCGGCCTGGTCATCGTGCTCCTCAACCTCGGCAACGTGCCGGGCATGCTCGGCGACATCATCGGCGGGGCTTTCGGCTTCCGCGAGGTCGCCGGCGGCGCCGTGGGCACGGCGATCCTGCAGGGCGTGCGACGCGGCATGTTCTCCAACGAGGCGGGCATGGGTTCCGCCCCGAACGCCGCCGCGGCCGCGGAGACCACGCACCCGGTCAAGCAGGGCCTGGTCCAGACCCTCGGCGTCTACTTCGACACCCTGGTCATCTGCAGCATGACCGCCTTCGTGATCCTCTCCGCCGACCCGACCCTCGGTGAGCGCGGCGGCGCGGACGTCACGCAGTCCGCCTTCACCAGCGCGCTCGGCGACTGGGCCGGTCACCTGCTGACCCTGGTGGTCTTCATGGTCGCCTTCAGCTCCATGATCGGTAACTACTACTACGGCGAGTCCAACATCCAGTTCATCACCCGCAGCAAGAGCGTGATGAGCTCGTACCGCGCCATGGTCATCGCCTGCGCCGTCCTCGGCGCCATCGGCTCCGTCCCGCTGGTCTGGAGTCTCGCGGACGTCACGATGGGCGCGATGGCCCTGGTCAACCTGATCGCGATCATCCCCCTCGGCGCGGTCGCCTTCCGCCTCCTCGACGACTACACGGCCCAGCGCCGCCAGGGCCTCGACCCGGTCTTCCGCAAGGACCAGGTGCCGGGCCTGCGCGGCGAGGTGGAATGCTGGGGCGCGTCGGACGAGGACGCCACCTCGAAGGAGCGGACGCCGGTCGGCTCACTCTGA
- a CDS encoding GPR1/FUN34/YaaH family transporter: MVNSANGGAHPGARPAGTGGERPDSAREEAREPYSRIVVRPVGSPLPLGFVGLSGGTFVLAGLQLGWVPAAQSHAVALVLLAFVFPVQALASVLGFLCRDAVAATGMGVLAGTWLAMGAIMASGPPGATSEAAGLLLLLAGLALLIPVTAGGADKLVASVVLVTSSLRFFLTGAYHLSGGTAWKEAAGITGLVLTAVALYAALAFEVEDVRHRAVLPTLRRGSGAGAFDGTSGHQFADVIKEAGVRREL, encoded by the coding sequence ATGGTCAATTCCGCGAACGGGGGCGCGCACCCCGGCGCCCGGCCCGCGGGAACCGGTGGGGAACGGCCCGACAGTGCGCGGGAGGAGGCGAGAGAGCCTTATTCGCGCATTGTCGTGCGTCCCGTGGGCAGTCCTCTGCCCCTGGGGTTCGTGGGGCTGTCCGGTGGCACCTTCGTCCTGGCGGGGCTGCAGCTCGGCTGGGTTCCGGCGGCTCAGTCGCACGCGGTCGCGCTGGTGCTGCTGGCCTTCGTCTTCCCGGTGCAGGCGCTGGCGAGCGTGCTGGGGTTCCTGTGCCGTGACGCCGTCGCGGCAACAGGCATGGGCGTGCTGGCCGGCACCTGGCTGGCGATGGGTGCGATCATGGCGAGCGGTCCGCCGGGGGCCACCAGCGAAGCCGCCGGGCTGCTGCTCCTGCTGGCCGGGCTCGCGCTGCTGATACCGGTCACGGCCGGCGGAGCCGACAAACTCGTCGCCTCCGTGGTCCTGGTCACGTCGTCACTGCGCTTCTTCCTCACCGGCGCCTACCACCTGTCCGGCGGCACGGCGTGGAAGGAGGCGGCCGGCATCACGGGCCTGGTGCTCACCGCTGTCGCGCTGTACGCCGCACTGGCCTTCGAAGTCGAAGACGTCAGGCACCGTGCGGTGCTGCCGACGCTGCGGCGAGGCTCGGGGGCCGGAGCCTTCGACGGTACCTCCGGGCACCAGTTCGCCGACGTCATCAAGGAAGCCGGAGTGCGCCGGGAGCTGTGA
- a CDS encoding acyl-CoA dehydrogenase family protein, producing the protein MARVELGTAVAMAREIAEGALAPEAAAVDAERRWPEKGMAALRSRLGGLVVPAECGGMGHGLLAVAQVGEATGRACASTSICFGMHLVGSAVIAAKASRRQQEHYLEPIAAGEHLTTLALSEPGTGGEFWLPQTRMERMAEDRLRLTGAKSFVTNAGHADSYVLSTLAAGPGTPPGQFSCTVVDAGVPGLEWGPEWQGFGMRGNASRGLELRGVEIADWCLLGEEGDEIWYVFNVVAPYFLMAMAGTYLGVAVAALEEARTHLLRRKGMRAGRSAAGQPVVQHRLGTMWARVERTRRLIYHAAAEAEIGAPEALLGLASAKAEVAEAAEATVNDALTLVGGIGYSEHSSLHRLLRDARAAHVMSPVTDLLRVWTGRALLDEPLLEG; encoded by the coding sequence GTGGCGCGAGTCGAGCTCGGGACTGCGGTGGCCATGGCGCGGGAGATCGCCGAGGGGGCTCTGGCCCCGGAGGCCGCGGCCGTGGACGCGGAGCGGAGGTGGCCGGAGAAGGGTATGGCCGCGTTGCGGTCCCGTCTGGGCGGGCTGGTGGTACCGGCGGAGTGCGGCGGGATGGGGCACGGGCTGCTGGCGGTGGCGCAGGTCGGTGAGGCGACGGGGCGTGCTTGTGCCTCGACGTCGATCTGCTTCGGTATGCACCTCGTCGGCTCCGCGGTGATCGCCGCGAAGGCCAGCCGCCGGCAGCAGGAGCATTACCTGGAGCCGATCGCGGCCGGTGAGCATCTGACGACTCTGGCCCTGTCCGAGCCGGGGACGGGCGGGGAGTTCTGGCTGCCGCAGACCCGTATGGAGCGGATGGCGGAGGACCGACTGCGGCTGACCGGAGCCAAGAGCTTCGTCACCAACGCCGGCCACGCGGACTCCTATGTCCTGTCGACCCTGGCCGCCGGGCCGGGCACGCCGCCGGGGCAGTTCTCCTGCACGGTGGTCGACGCCGGCGTGCCGGGTCTGGAGTGGGGGCCCGAGTGGCAGGGTTTCGGCATGCGCGGCAACGCCTCGCGCGGGCTGGAGCTGCGAGGGGTCGAGATCGCCGACTGGTGCCTGCTGGGTGAGGAGGGCGACGAGATCTGGTACGTCTTCAATGTCGTCGCCCCCTACTTCCTGATGGCCATGGCCGGCACCTACCTCGGTGTCGCCGTGGCGGCTCTGGAGGAAGCCCGTACCCATCTGCTGCGGCGCAAAGGGATGCGCGCGGGCCGGTCCGCGGCCGGGCAGCCGGTGGTGCAGCACCGTCTGGGCACGATGTGGGCCCGTGTGGAACGCACCAGGCGGCTGATCTACCACGCCGCCGCCGAGGCGGAGATCGGCGCCCCGGAGGCGCTGCTGGGCCTGGCCTCCGCCAAGGCCGAGGTGGCCGAGGCCGCCGAGGCCACCGTCAACGACGCACTGACCCTGGTCGGCGGTATCGGTTACAGCGAGCACTCGTCCCTGCACCGCCTGCTGCGCGACGCCCGGGCCGCGCACGTGATGTCCCCGGTGACCGACCTGCTGCGGGTGTGGACCGGCAGAGCCCTGCTCGACGAACCGCTCCTCGAGGGCTGA
- a CDS encoding Rrf2 family transcriptional regulator has protein sequence MSANSRLTMAAHALAWIGLYQRQGHEVATSEQIAASANTNPVVIRRLLGELRRAGLVESRRGAGAGWSLARELGSITLLDVYEAVEPGPLFAMHRATPDQGCVVGHGIQPAMQGIYQDIEETLRRELARVTLEKVLKDVLAAPRQPL, from the coding sequence ATGAGCGCCAACAGCAGGCTGACCATGGCCGCCCATGCGCTGGCCTGGATCGGTCTCTACCAGCGCCAGGGCCACGAGGTCGCCACCTCCGAGCAGATCGCAGCCAGCGCGAACACCAACCCCGTGGTGATCAGGCGGCTGCTCGGCGAGCTGCGCAGGGCCGGGCTCGTGGAGTCCCGGCGGGGCGCGGGCGCGGGCTGGTCGCTGGCGCGCGAGCTGGGGTCGATCACCCTGCTCGACGTGTACGAGGCAGTGGAACCCGGCCCGCTGTTCGCGATGCACCGCGCCACCCCGGACCAGGGATGCGTGGTGGGTCACGGCATCCAGCCGGCAATGCAGGGCATCTACCAGGACATCGAGGAGACCCTGAGACGCGAACTGGCCCGCGTCACGCTCGAGAAGGTGCTCAAGGACGTACTCGCGGCACCTCGCCAGCCTCTCTGA
- a CDS encoding DUF1360 domain-containing protein: protein MSDDRAGTTGDAAAGETADSRLASRLRELARRTGRRYSAGHDRPLGGYLASMAGFGAYTAAWATAVRLRGTPVPDRPQPWDVVLTSVATFRLSRLLSKASVTSPLRAPFTRYVGPQGPAELHEEADPKGGKDAVGELVTCPFCTSVWVVSTLTAGQLLWPRATRTAMGALTALAGADALQLAYGALVSRTTGDD, encoded by the coding sequence ATGTCTGACGACAGGGCTGGCACCACAGGCGACGCCGCAGCCGGCGAGACGGCTGACAGTCGTCTCGCCTCACGCCTGCGCGAGCTTGCCCGGCGCACCGGACGACGGTACTCGGCGGGGCACGACCGGCCGCTGGGCGGCTATCTCGCGTCCATGGCGGGGTTCGGGGCGTACACGGCGGCTTGGGCCACGGCGGTACGGCTGCGCGGGACCCCCGTGCCCGACCGGCCCCAGCCCTGGGACGTGGTCCTGACCTCGGTCGCCACCTTCCGGCTCAGCAGGCTGCTGAGCAAGGCGTCCGTCACCAGTCCGCTGCGCGCGCCCTTCACGCGGTACGTCGGCCCGCAGGGCCCCGCCGAACTGCACGAGGAGGCGGACCCGAAAGGCGGCAAGGACGCCGTCGGCGAGCTGGTGACCTGCCCGTTCTGCACGAGCGTGTGGGTGGTGTCCACCCTGACCGCCGGCCAGTTGCTCTGGCCGAGGGCGACCCGGACCGCCATGGGCGCGCTCACGGCACTGGCCGGCGCGGACGCGCTGCAACTGGCGTACGGCGCACTGGTGAGCCGGACCACCGGGGACGACTGA
- a CDS encoding SpoIIE family protein phosphatase has translation MLLLVDVPQRTVNALTAELASTAEIVQSTAEDVLVHTGGTPGLRRLTVAVLGEGVTAPVGVVHSLRPHPADLAVAVMAAPATQDRLAVLPLLFPDDVVHRVQDSETAQRMPQVVSELLQRLTHRRAHAAAQAAAQRRLSSGTSIDRQLGERLLGQFLTQAPIGVLMLDGDAVIAWNPRAADILELTEPDSVHRPVTDLFPEDQRTALHRHLTASGPDRDAEPDAVFERVRGDGTSQALRMAVRQLLDTEGRSRTLVLTEDVTDRLHAQRKLAERTGHALLTAEVAAAMTAPGPLDERLHTCVRATTDRLGADRVCIWSLNTRGELVHAVCAEDDAGSPDTSFCRTTQRALVEQVVAARRPHLDVPPRTDPHASPLTGGRGSFAAFPLISGGELLGVLSLTTSLALPGSVITTLENIADQIAVGTQQDRLLNRLSEATRALERPLLPPTLPDLPGFDLATRYAPFSQGLHIGGDFYDAFTASDGRHVLVLGDVCGKGPDAAAITGLVRHTVWAAAQHTSDPAHVLSLVNNALRRQSTPFCTLVYVVLDATRFPARLHIASAGHPAPLLRRANGDTAPLDTRGTLLGVLETPSHAVTEVELRPGDTLVLYTDGFTEGAGAADQRDPEDLAAIVASLAPTGTAGSAENVATALLDDARRWWGERLRDDLAVLALTALPVRTASDKGAGTGTG, from the coding sequence TTGCTGCTGCTTGTCGACGTCCCGCAGCGGACGGTCAACGCCCTCACCGCCGAGCTGGCCTCGACGGCCGAGATCGTCCAGTCGACGGCCGAGGACGTGCTGGTCCATACCGGCGGAACGCCCGGTCTGCGCCGGCTCACGGTGGCGGTACTGGGGGAAGGGGTCACGGCGCCTGTCGGCGTCGTTCACTCCCTGCGGCCCCACCCCGCGGATCTGGCGGTCGCCGTGATGGCGGCCCCCGCCACGCAGGACAGGCTCGCCGTGCTCCCGCTTCTGTTCCCCGACGATGTCGTTCACCGTGTGCAGGACAGCGAGACAGCGCAGCGGATGCCGCAGGTCGTGAGCGAGCTGCTGCAGCGGCTCACCCACCGCCGTGCGCACGCCGCGGCGCAGGCCGCTGCTCAACGGCGCCTTTCTTCGGGGACCTCGATCGACCGGCAGCTGGGGGAGCGGCTGCTGGGACAGTTCCTGACCCAGGCTCCGATCGGTGTGCTCATGCTGGACGGTGACGCCGTGATCGCCTGGAACCCCCGGGCCGCCGACATCCTGGAGCTGACGGAGCCGGACTCGGTGCACCGGCCGGTGACCGATCTGTTCCCCGAGGACCAGCGCACCGCGCTGCACCGCCACCTGACCGCCTCCGGGCCGGACCGTGACGCCGAGCCCGACGCGGTCTTCGAACGCGTCCGCGGCGACGGTACCTCCCAGGCCCTGCGCATGGCTGTACGCCAACTCCTGGACACCGAAGGCCGCAGCCGCACCCTCGTCCTCACCGAGGACGTCACCGACCGCCTGCACGCCCAGCGCAAACTCGCCGAACGCACCGGCCACGCCCTGCTCACCGCCGAAGTCGCCGCCGCCATGACGGCGCCAGGGCCACTGGACGAACGCCTGCACACGTGCGTGCGCGCCACCACCGACCGCCTGGGCGCCGACCGCGTGTGCATCTGGAGCTTGAACACCCGCGGCGAACTGGTCCACGCCGTCTGTGCCGAAGACGACGCGGGATCCCCCGACACGTCTTTCTGCCGAACGACGCAGCGCGCTCTGGTGGAACAGGTCGTCGCGGCACGCCGCCCGCACCTGGACGTCCCACCCCGCACCGACCCGCACGCCTCCCCGCTCACGGGCGGCCGGGGCTCTTTCGCCGCTTTCCCTCTCATCTCCGGCGGGGAACTGCTCGGCGTGCTGTCGCTGACCACGAGCCTGGCGCTGCCCGGTTCCGTCATAACCACCCTGGAGAACATCGCCGACCAGATAGCCGTGGGCACGCAACAGGACCGCCTGCTCAACCGCCTCAGCGAGGCAACCCGGGCCCTCGAACGTCCCCTGCTCCCACCCACACTGCCCGACCTGCCGGGCTTCGACCTCGCCACCCGCTACGCCCCCTTCAGCCAGGGGCTGCATATCGGCGGTGACTTCTACGACGCCTTCACCGCCTCCGACGGCCGTCACGTCCTGGTCCTCGGAGACGTCTGCGGAAAGGGACCCGACGCGGCCGCCATCACCGGTCTGGTCCGCCACACCGTGTGGGCCGCCGCCCAGCACACCAGCGACCCCGCGCACGTCCTCAGCCTGGTCAACAACGCGCTGCGCCGCCAGAGCACTCCCTTCTGCACCCTCGTCTACGTGGTCCTCGACGCCACCCGCTTCCCCGCCCGCCTCCACATCGCCAGCGCCGGCCACCCCGCACCGCTCCTGCGCCGGGCGAACGGCGACACCGCGCCACTGGACACACGGGGCACCCTGCTGGGCGTGCTGGAGACGCCGAGCCACGCGGTCACCGAAGTGGAGCTACGACCCGGCGACACCCTGGTGCTCTACACCGACGGCTTCACCGAAGGGGCCGGCGCCGCGGACCAGCGGGACCCGGAAGACCTCGCTGCCATCGTCGCCTCCCTGGCGCCGACCGGCACGGCGGGCTCCGCCGAGAACGTGGCCACCGCCCTGCTGGACGACGCCCGCCGCTGGTGGGGCGAGCGGCTGCGCGACGACCTCGCCGTCCTGGCACTGACGGCCCTGCCGGTCCGAACGGCATCCGACAAGGGAGCCGGCACGGGCACCGGGTGA
- a CDS encoding DUF4383 domain-containing protein: MTTHHTTPADGRTRVQQAALAVGAVFLLVGVLGFIPGVTTDYDTMKFAEHHSEAKLLGIFQVSILHNIVHLLFGLAGIVMARAASTARAFLIGGGVIYLILWIYGLVIDHDSAANFVPVNTADNWLHFVLGVGMIALGVLLTRRAAPAAR; the protein is encoded by the coding sequence ATGACCACCCACCACACCACCCCCGCGGACGGCCGGACCAGGGTCCAGCAGGCCGCGCTCGCCGTCGGAGCGGTATTCCTCCTGGTGGGCGTTCTCGGCTTCATCCCCGGTGTCACGACCGACTACGACACCATGAAGTTCGCCGAGCACCACTCCGAGGCCAAGCTCCTGGGAATCTTCCAGGTGTCGATCCTGCACAACATCGTCCACCTGCTGTTCGGCCTCGCCGGCATCGTCATGGCCCGCGCGGCTTCCACCGCCCGCGCCTTCCTCATCGGCGGCGGTGTGATCTACCTGATCCTGTGGATCTACGGCCTGGTCATCGACCACGACAGCGCGGCGAACTTCGTGCCGGTCAACACGGCGGACAACTGGCTGCACTTCGTCCTGGGCGTCGGCATGATCGCCCTGGGCGTCCTCCTCACCCGCCGGGCCGCGCCGGCAGCCCGCTGA
- a CDS encoding nuclear transport factor 2 family protein — MESNEKIIREAYRLAEGNVLDGDGFLALFTEDGSFNDMSTSQSFRGEQIPQVIAGLARSFPDVHRELLEVHVFGDVVAVELRIQGTHLGGFPTPAGEIPPTGNRIDVPAADLWYLRDGKVERFNCYNSMSVWLDQIGVHPDFKSAVEAAGTAATTA; from the coding sequence ATGGAAAGCAACGAAAAGATCATTCGCGAGGCTTACCGGCTCGCGGAAGGGAACGTTCTCGACGGTGACGGTTTCCTGGCCTTGTTCACCGAGGACGGGTCGTTCAACGACATGTCGACCTCGCAGAGTTTCCGCGGAGAGCAGATTCCTCAGGTGATCGCGGGCCTCGCCCGCTCGTTCCCCGATGTACACCGTGAGCTGCTCGAGGTGCATGTGTTCGGTGATGTCGTCGCCGTCGAGTTGCGGATCCAGGGCACGCATCTCGGAGGGTTTCCGACTCCGGCCGGCGAGATCCCGCCGACCGGGAACCGGATCGACGTGCCGGCGGCGGACCTCTGGTACCTCCGTGACGGAAAGGTCGAAAGGTTCAACTGCTACAACTCGATGAGCGTGTGGCTTGATCAAATCGGGGTCCACCCCGACTTCAAGTCCGCAGTCGAAGCCGCCGGGACAGCAGCCACGACGGCGTAA